CCGAAGTTCAGCTCGATACCGTCGCAGCCGGTGGCTTCCACCAAGGGCAGGATGTTTTTCCACGACTCTTCAACGCAAGGCACCATCAGCGACACGATCAGCGCGCGGTCGGGCCAGTCCTTTTTCACCTGGGTGATTTCCCGCAGATTGATCTCCAGGGAGCGGTCGGTGATCAGCTCGATGTTGTTGATGCCCAGCACTTCACGGTTGGCGCCATAGTGCGCCGAGTAACGCGAGGATACGTTGACCGCCGCCGGGTCCTCGCCGAGGGTTTTCCACACCACGCCGCCCCAGCCGGCTTCAAAAGCCCGGACCACGTTGTAGGCCTTGTCGGTGGGCGGCGCGGAGGCCAGCCAGAACGGGTTGGGGGCTTTGATACCGGCGAAGACAATCGAGAGATCGGCCATTACGCAGCCTCCACATTCAGCATGAGTTGGGCGTGCATGGCCTCGGCGGCCAGCTTGCCATGTTGTACCGCCTGCACGGTAAGGTCCTGGCCGAGGCTGACGCAGTCGCCGCCGGCATAGACGCCTGGAATGCTGGTGCGCAGGTGCTCGTCGACGAAAATCCGCTCGCCCACGCGGTGCAGTTGCTGGGCCAGTGGGTCGTGCAACGCCTCGTTATCGAAGCCTTGGCCAATGGCCTTGAAGATCGCATCGGCGGCCAGTTCGAAGGTTTCTCCCGTGGCACTCAGACGCCCGTTTTCCATGCGTGTGCGTGCAAAGCGCATGCCGCGAACGTGGCCCTTATCGTCGAGCAACACCTCTTCAGGCTGAGCCCAGGTCAGCAGGCGTACCTGGTTGACCTTGGCGATGTCCTGCTCATGGTGGGTGGCGCCCATATCGGCCAGGCCACGGCGGTAGACGAGGTTGACATCGCGGGCACCGAGGCGGGCCATCTGCACGGCCATGTCGATGGCGGTGTTGCCGGCGCCGAGCACGATGCAGCGGTCGGCCAGCGGCAGTTGGGTCAGGTCATCGGCCTGGCGCAGTTCGCGGATGTAGTCGGTGGCGGCGAGCAGGCCGGGGGCGTCCTCATGGGGTAGACCGAGTTGCTTGCTGGCGGCCAGGCCCAGGCCGAGAAACACTGCATCGAATTGCTGATGCAGTTCGCTCAGGGTCAGGTTGTCGCCCAGGCGCTGGCCTTGGCGGATGTCGATGCCGCCGATCTGCAGCAGGAACTCCAGTTCCTTCTGGGCGAAGTCATCCACCAGTTTGTATTTGGCGATCCCGTATTCATTCAGGCCGCCGGCCTTTTCCCGCGCTTCGAAAATCACCACGTCGTGGCCGTGCAGCGCCGCGCGATGGGCGCAGGCCAGGCCGGCGGGCCCGGCGCCGACCACGGCGATGCGTTTGCCGGTGGGCGCGGCGCGTTGGAACGGGTGTTCACTGAAGTGGGCATTGTCGACCGCATAGCGCTGCAACAGGCCAATCAGCACTGGCGCACATTCTTCGGCGTTATTACGGACACAGGCCTGCTGGCACAGGATTTCGGTGGGGCAGACCCGCGCACAGCTGCCGCCGAGGATGTTGGCCGAGAGGATTTTCTGCGCGGCGCCCTGCACGTTATCGGTGTGGATATTGCGGATGAACGAGGGGATATCGATCTCGCTGGGGCATGCATTCACGCACGGCGCGTCGTAGCAATACAGGCAGCGTGAGGCTTCCAGTTGGGCCTGGCGGGCGTTGAGAGGCGGTGCCAGGTCGGTGAAATGGCTGGCGAGGGTTGCGCCATCTTCTACGGGATGGGGGAGGTGGGTCAGGGTCTGGATCACGGTGGTGGCCTCACGGTTGTTGAGGTTCTGCCTCTGATGGGGGATCGTTCCCATGCTCTGCGTGGGAATGCCTCACTGGACGCTCTGCGTCCGCTCTTGGAACGCGGAGCGTCCCTGGCTGCATTCCCACGCAGAGCGTGGGAACGATCATGTGCGCTGTATGTTCAGCGCTTCACAGCAATTGGCCTGGAATGCTCGGCCCGCTTGCTCAACTGCTCGAACACCGCCGGATACGCCGGCCGCTCCACATAGCGCCCGGCCCCGCGCTCGGCGCGCAGGTCGCCATCGGCCCAGACCAGCTTGCCCTGGCTGATGGTGTGGCTCGGCACGCCGCGCACGGTCTTGCCTTCGAAGATGTTGAAGTCGACCTGCTGGTGGTGGGTCTTGGCGGAAATGGTACGTGTGCCCTGCGGGTCCCACAGCACCAGGTCGGCATCGGCACCCACGCGGATCGCACCTTTGCGGGGGTAGAGGTTGAAGATCTTCGCGGTGTTGGTGGAGGTCAGCGCAACGAAGTCCTGCACGGATAAGCGGCCGGTGTTGACCCCTTCATCCCATAGCAGTGCCATGCGGTCTTCGATCCCGGCGGTGCCGTTGGGGATTTTGCTGAAGTCGTCGCGCCCGGCGGCTTTTTGCTCGGCGCAGAAGCAGCAGTGGTCGGTGGCGGTGGTGTGCAGGTTACCCGATTGCAGGCCGTGCCAAAGCGCCTCCTGGTGCCCGCGCGGACGGAACGGTGGGCTCATCACATAGCCGGCTGCAGTCTGCCAGTCGGGGTGCTGATAGACGCTGTCGTCCAGCAGCAGATGGCCGGCGAGCACTTCGCCGTACACCGGCTGGCCCTTGCCACGGGCATAGGTGATCTCATCCAGGGCTTCTCGGGTGGACACATGCACCAGGTACAGTGGCGTGCCGATGGTTTCGGCGATTCGGATCGCCCGGCTGGCCGCTTCGCCTTCCACCTGGGACGGCCGCGACAGCGGGTGCGCTTCCGGGCCGGTGATGCCCTGGGCCATCAGCTTGCGTTGCAGGTGGTACACCAGCTCGCCGTTTTCCGCATGCACGGTGGGCACCGCGCCCAGTTCCAGACAGCGTTCGAAGCTGGCGACCAGGGTGTCGTCCGCCGCCATGATCGCGTTCTTGTAGGCCATGAAGTGCTTGAAGCTGTTGATACCGTGGTGGCTGACCAGCTCGGCCATTTCCTCGCGCACCTGTTCGCTCCACCAGGTGATCGCGACATGGAAACCGTAGTCGGCCGCCGATTTTTCCGCCCAGCCGCGCCACTGATGGAAGGCTTCCAGTAACGACTGCTGCGGGTTGGGAATCACGAAATCGATGATCGATGTGGTGCCGCCGGCCAAACCCGCCGCCGTGCCGCTGAAAAAATCTTCGCTGGCCACGGTGCCCATGAAGGGCAGTTGCATATGGGTGTGGGGGTCGATGCCGCCGGGCATCAAGTATTGGCCACTGCCGTCGAGCACTTCGGTGCCGACAGGAATGTCCAGGTCCATGCCAATAGCGCGAACTAGACCGCCTGCGCATAAAACATCGGCGCGGTAACTTTCATCATGGGTAATTACGGTGGCGCCACGGATCAACAGCGACATGTCGAATTCCTCACAGGCTTGACCGGCTTGTGCCAGTTCTAAGTGTTGTAATGCTGCGTTCCCATCTCAGGTTTATTCCTGACATCGGTGACAGGAATAGAAACTAGCCCGAGTTTTCCGATTGGGCAAGCTTATTTTTTACAAGCTTATTCAAGATATAACCTATTGAAAATAAACTAAAAAATGTTGGAATCACCAAAATGTAGCGGGCGTTCACCATTTTGACGCACTTGACAGGTTTGCAAATTGAGCAACATTTCTTATTGCAAATCAGGTGCTTGAGATATGTCGCTTGACGGGAGTGAAAAATGAAAATAATTGTGTTGCACCAGATTGAGTCCGACCGGTTCAGGCAACTTGCTTAATGCCCCGGCTGAACCCAGCAACAAGTAACCCGGATTCAATCTGAAAGTTGATTAGCATCAGCAAGTTATATAAGCGGTGAGGGCATGGCGGCGGTTAACGGCACGAATATTGAGTGCAGTGGCGGCTGGCCGGGCCTGTGATGTCATGTTGTTTACGAGGTACTCCGGCCATCTCCTGCGTTGCAGGGGTGAGCAACAATAATTCGAAAAAACCGTGGAGCGGCCATGCAACAGAACAGATCGCAAGTCATTGAGCGCAACGGCCTGTACGAACTCGACGCCGGCCCCGACGTCCTCGACAGCCCTCGCTACAACCACGACATGGCACCGACCAAGGTGCATGAACGAACCTGGAACAAATGGCATATCACCGCGCTGTGGGTCGGCATGTCGATCTGTGTGCCCACCTATACGCTGGGCGGTGTGCTTACCGCGTATTTCGGCTTGTCGGTGGGGGAGGCGCTGATTGCGATTCTGCTGGCCAATATCGTGGTGTTGCTGCCGCTGACCCTCAACGCGTTTCCCGGCACGAAGTACGGTATTCCGTTTCCGGTGCTGCTGCGCTCCTCGTTCGGTATTCTCGGTTCCAACGTGCCGTGCCTGATTCGCGCCCTGGTGGCGTGCGGCTGGTTCGGCATCCAGACGATGTTCGGCGGGCTGGCGATCCACCTGTTTTTGGGCTCGATTTTCGAAGGCTGGAAGTCCCTGGGCGGCACCGGCGAGGTGATCGGGTTCATGATTTTCTGGTGCCTGAATTTGTGGGTCGTGCTGCGCGGCGCCGAGTCGATCAAGCGCCTGGAAACCTTGTCGGCACCCTTGCTGGTGGCGGTGGGCATCGGTCTGCTGGTGTGGGCGATGCCGAATGTGTCGATCAGCGAGCTGATGGCGATCCCGCCCAAGCGGCCCGAAGGCGCGAGCCTCATCGGTTATTTCATGGCGGGCCTGACCGCCATGGTCGGTTTCTGGGCCACCTTGTCGCTGAACATTCCCGACTTCAGCCGCTACGCCAGGAGCCAGAAGGACCAGATCCTCGGGCAGATTTTCGGCCTGCCGCTGACCATGTTTCTGTTCGCCGCCCTCGGCGTGATCATGACCGCCGCCTCGGTAAAACTGGTGGGTGTGAGCGTGTCCGACCCCGTCACCCTCATCGGCCATATCCAAAGCCCGGTATGGGTGGCCGTCGCGATGGCGCTGATCATCATCGCCACGCTCTCCACCAACACGGCGGCCAATATTGTCTCGCCCACCAACGACTTCCAGAACATCGCGCCCAAGCTGATCAACCGCACCACCGCAGTGATCCTCACCGGCCTGGTTGGGCTGGCGCTGATGGCGCATGAACTGCTCAAGAAACTCGGCCTGATTGTCTCGGATGTGAGCCTGGAGACGGTGTATTCCAATTGGCTGCTGGGCTATTCGAGCCTGTTGGGGCCGATCGCCGGAATCATGGTGGTGGACTACTTCATCACCCGCAGGCAGCAGCTGGACCTGGCCGGCCTGTACCGCGACGACGTCTACCCGGCGTGGAACTGGAGCGGGTTTATCGCCTTTGGTGTGCCGGTGGTGCTGACCTTGCTGTCCCTGGGCAGCGATGCGTTCAGCTGGTTTTACAGTTACGGCTGGTTTACCGGTTCGGCGTTGGGCGGGCTGTTGTATTACGGCCTGAACGCCAGGCGCGCAGCCAGCCCGATCGTTGTCAATTCATAAGAAATACAAGCCTGAGGAGACCCCCATGAACGCTGCCCTCGACGTTCTGCAATCGAGCCACCCGCACATCAACCGCGACCGCTTGTGGCAGTCGCTGATGGACCTGGCAAAACTCGGTGCCACGCCCAAGGGGGGCGTGTGTCGGCTGGCCCTTACCGACCTCGATCGCAAGGCTCGCGATCTGTTCGTGCAGTGGTGTGAAGAGGCTGGCTGTACGGTGAGCGTCGACGGCATCGGCAACATTTTTGCCCGCCGCGCCGGGCGCAACCCCGACCTGCCGCCGGTGATGACCGGCAGCCACATTGATACCCAGCCCACCGGCGGCAAGTTCGATGGCTGCTTCGGTGTGCTGGCCGGCGTGGAAGTGCTGCGTACGCTGAACGACCTCAAAATCGAAACCGAGGCACCCCTGGAAGTGGTGGTGTGGACCAACGAGGAGGGCTCGCGTTTTCCGCCGTGCATGATGGGCTCCGGGGTGTTCGCCGAGAAATTCACCCTCGCTGATACCCTGGCCAAGGTCGATGCGGACGGGGTCAGCGTGGGCGATGCGTTGAATGCAATTGGCTACGCGGGAACCCGGCCTGAAAGGGGGCATAGGGTCGGTGCGTATTTCGAGGCGCATATCGAACAAGGGCCAATTCTGGAGGATGAGAAAAAAACCATTGGCGTGGTGCTCGGCGCGTTGGGGCAAAAGTGGTTCGACCTGAAACTGCGTGGCGTCGAAGCCCATGCCGGGCCGACGCCGATGCACCTGCGCAAGGACGCCCTGGTCGGCGCGGCGGCGGTCGTGGCAGCGGTGAATGCGGCGGCGCTGGGGCATCAACCCCACGCCTGCGGCACGGTCGGTTGCCTGCAGGCCTATCCGGGCTCACGCAACGTCATCCCCGGCGAAGTGCGCATGACCCTGGACTTCCGGCACCTGGAACCGGCGCGCTTGGATTCGATGATTGCCCAGGTGCGCCAAGTGATCGAAGACACCTGTGCCAAACACGGATTGAGTTTCGAGATGGAACCCACCGCCGATTTCCCGCCGTTGTACTTCGACAAAGGCTGCGTCGAGGCGGTGCGTAACGCGGCGAACGGCCTGGGTCTGTCGAACATGGACATCGTCAGCGGGGCGGGGCACGACGCAATCTTCGTCGCGGAGTTGGGGCCGGCGGGCATGATCTTTGTGCCGTGTGAAGGCGGCATCAGCCACAACGAAATCGAAAACGCCGCGCCGGATGACCTGGCGGCGGGGTGTGCGGTGTTGTTGCGTGCGATGGTGGCGGCCTCTGCTGCACTCGCCGCCTGAACGTGTGATTAACAATATGGGAGGGCGCTTGCTCCCTCCCACATTTGGGCGGTGTTTGACGTTAAACCCAGATGGCATCCCAGAGTGGGTAGTCGCCAATCCGTTCGACCAAACCCGCACGCAATGGATTAGCCACCACATACCGAGCCATTTTCACCAAATCATCTTCCTCGCGCAGGGCCCGGTCATGAAAGCTCTGCTGCCACAGCCGGCCCTTGCGACCACTCACACCATTGACGGATCGCGTGCTCTTGGACTTCACCTGCCGCATCAGGTCCGCCAGCGAGCCTTTGCGTAGCTCGATCAGCCAATGAAAATGGTCCGGCATGATCACCCATGCCAAAGAGTTGGCCAGCCCTTGGTACTGGGCTAACCGAAATTGCCAGACCACCAGGCGACCGAGGTGGAAATGGCTGAATAGCGGTGTGCGTTCGTGAGTGTTGGTGGTGATGAGGTAGATGCGGCCTTGCTCGCTGAAGCGGCCGATGCGCAGGCGGTGTGAAGCGGGTAGATCTGCCATTCCCTGGCCCTCTTTAGATGTGCTTAGAGAGGCTAGATTGGAGAGCAGGAGGTTGAGCGGCAGGCTTTTGGCAGGATGTGTCTGGAGGGCCGCCATCGGGGGCAAGCCCCCTCCCACATTGGCTCAGCGGCGCTTATACATTATGTGTCTGACGCGGGATCAGTGTGGGAGGGGGCTTGCCCCCGATGAGGCCAGAACTGACGCTGCCGCAACCTCATTGCACTTGGAAGTATCTTGCTTTGAGGCTGTGGTGTAAGGCATGTCTTACTCCTTCGTACGAATCCTCTTTTGCTCTTCTCCTCGCTCATCATCTTGGCTATCCGGTGTTAGGTTCTGCCGCTCAAAAACCTAATGCAGAGGAAGCATGCAATGGCGAACCCTATGCCCCCGCCGGGTGTATCGGTTGACGAAAATATGGCCACCCGCTTTTCATAAAAAGAATGTACTGAAAGCCGGTTCAGCGTTTATGTATTCTTGGCTTTATACTCAGGTCCGCAATCGCGGCCCGTGGGACTACAAGCAAATTTCCAAAGAATATGAAGCGTTTGGAAACTTTCACTATGTCGCCGTGGGGATTGCCGCGGGTTTCAGCGAAGAAGTGCTTTTACGTGCAGCGGGACTTGCTCAAACCAGGGCGGGTACGGATAAACCCGAGTTTGGTCGTTGGTGGGGGGATGCGCCTTTCGGTGACGATCCAGTGGACCAATATTGGATCAAGAAAGGAATCAGGTATGCCAGGTTCAGGAACTACGAGAAAGTCGCTTTATTCAACGGTCACAACGATCTTGCTGGCGCTTTGCTTGGTGTATATCGCTGGTGATTGGCTGCTTTCGCCGGGCCGTCCGCAATTGACGGAGGTTGTACTCCGCGTGCCGATCAGTGATGACGCTTCGATCTATGGCGTCAAGGATGATCGCGGAGGGGCCACTGTGCCGTTCAGTTACCGATATTACGTTTACCGCACCTTGGGAACCGATAGTGAAATATTGGCTTTATTGAAAGATGCCAATCCGTTTCTAGTTACGCGTGACGGGGCGGTAAAAGTTGATGTCGAGAGCCGTTCGATTACGGTTTCGGTGTCGGGGGATGTATCTGACTATCACAGCAGTACCCTGTATCGGCATGCCAATGGTAGTGATTACACAGTGGTGAGTGTTTTTCTTAATAGTCGGCCAGAGGGCTGAAATATGCGGTGGATCAGTCAGTGATGATTGACTGAATCACCGCAATCGGGGGCAAGCCCCCTCCCACATTGGCTCAGCGACGCTTATACATTATGTGTCTGACGCAGGACCCGTGTGGGAGGGGGCTTGCCCCCGATTGCGGTGGCTCAGCTACGGATAAACTGGCTGTTCCACTGCTATCACTGTGCCTGGGGTGATGTCAGGCGCCAGGTTGCCAGCCGCCGCCGAGTGCGGTCATGAGTCCTACACTGGCCTGCAACTGCCGCGTCTGCACCGCCTGCAATGTCCGCTGCGCCTGCAACGCCGCCGTCTGCGCGGTCACCACATCCAGGTAACTCACCGCACCCGCTTGATAGCTGTTCATCGCCAGCGATTGCGTATGCTGCGCCGCATCCGCCGCCGCTTGTTCATCCTGCGCTTCCTGCTGCAAATCCCGCAGTTGCGCCAGGTTATCTTCCACCTCGCGCACGGCCTTCAGCACCTGGCTGCGGTACTGCGCCGACGCCTCTTCAAACTCGGCCTTGGCCTGGCGTTCATTGGCGCTCAAGCGGCCACCGTCGAAGATCGGCAGGTTCACCAACGGGCCCAGTGCCCAATACCGATTGCCCGCCGACAGCAGATTGCCGACGCCCTGCGTCTGCCCGCCAATCAACCCGGTCAAGCTGAAGTCCGGATACCACGCCGCCTTGGCCACGCCGATATTTGCGTTGGCCGCAAACACCCGTCGCTCTGCCGCTGCAATATCCGGGCGACGTTGCAACAGGTGGCTTGGCAACTGCGACGGAATTCCCGGCAGGGCGATCAGTTGCTGGTCGGGCGGCAAGGTAAAGTCACTGGCTGCCACACCTACCAACTCGCCGATGGCGTGCTCAGTGAGGTTGCGTTGGCCGCGTACCTCGTCCAATTGCGCCCTGGCCTGCGCCAGTTGATTTTGCGCACGGGTCAGGTCCAGCTCCGAGGCTATCTGGCCCTCGTAGCGACTGCGGGTCAGTTGCAATGCCTGGCTGAAATCATCCAGCGAGCCAGTGAGAATCCGGCTCTGTGCATCCAGCCCATTGAGCTGCACGTACAAGGTCGCCAGCTGACGCTGCAAACTCAGGCGCGCCACCGCCAGGTCATCCCCGGACGCTTGCGCCTGGGCATCGCCGGCCGCGACCTGATTGCGAATTTTGCCCCACAGGTCGAGGTCGTAGCTCAAGGAAAAACCCGCGATGTTGCTGTTGTACACCGACGGTTGCGTATCCCCCCGCAACGGTCGCGAATCCGATTGCCGCTGGCGCAGAGGTTGCGCGCTGGCGGTGATCTGCGGGAACAGGCCTGCGTGCAGTTGGCTGGCATACGCCTGGGAAGCATCAAAGTGCGCCAGCGCCGCCGCCAGGTCCGGGTTGGCCTTGAGCAGCCGCTGTTGCAGGTCATTCAGGCGCGAATCGTTGTAGAGCTTCCACCATTGGGGCGCCAGTTGGTCGGAGGGCTGGGCGCTGTGCCAGGGTCCATCGCTGGTCTGTTCGCGGTAGTTGGCCGGCAGGTCGATCGCCGGCACCTTGTAGGTCGGCGCCATTGAGCAACCCTGCAAGACCAGCAGCGTCAATGCGGCGAGCGGTTTAAGCCTTATGCGCATGCGCACCTCCGGAGGCATCGGCGAGTTGCACGGGATCACCTTCGCGCAGCGCATCGGGCGGGTTGTCGACGATGCGGTCGGCGGGTTTCAAGCCTTGGTCGATCACCAGGCGTTCGCCCAGGTCGAGGCCGATATGGATGGCTTGCAGGTGGATATGATTCTGCGCATCCAGCACTGCGACCTGAGTGCCCTGGGCACGGAAGATCAGGGCGCTGGCCGGGATGCTCACGCCGTGGGTGTCGGCCGGAATCGGCAGAGTCGCTTCGGCATAGTCACCCGGCAGCAATTCGCCGCTGGGGTTGTCGACCGCGAATTGGGCGAGCAGGGTGCCTGACCGTCGGTCGATGGCAGTGGAATCGCCGATCAGGCGCGCCTTGAAGTGCTCGCCGGGGTGCTCGGGCACGCTCAGCTCGGCTTCCAGGCCCGGATGGATGACCGCTGCGTAGTTCTGCGGCACCGGTACATAAAGGCGCAACTGGTGGGTGTCGGCAATGTTGAACAGTTCCGGAGCGCTGTCGGTGTCGGCTTTGATCAACTGGCCGATATCGGTGTTGCGCGCGGTGATGGTGCCGGCAAACGGCGCGCGGAGGGTCTTGAAGCTTTCCAGCGCCGACAGCCGGGCATAGTCGGCAGCGGCGGCCTCGGCGTTGGCCTTGGCGGCAGCGGCATTGGAAGTTTTTTCATCCGCCTCCTGGCGCGATACCGAATGGCTGGCCAGCAGGTTTTGCCAGCGTGTAGCGGTGGTGCCGGCCAGGCGCGCATTGGCCTGCTCCTGCACCAGGCGTGCATGGGTCTGTGCCAATTGCTGGTCGAGATCGGGGCTGTCGATTTCCGCGAGGACTTGCCCGGCGTTGACGTGGCTGCCGATGTCGACTTTCCAGTCCTTCAGATAACCGCTGACCCGAGCGTGAATCGGCGCCTTGCTCCAGGCTTCCAGATGCGCCGGCAGGCGCAAGGTGTCGCCGGCCACGTTCTGCTTGGGTTGGAACACTCTCACCTGAGGGATGGCGGCGGTCTCGGTCCAGGCGGTGACCGATTGTTCGTGCAGCGTGCGGGCATGCAGGCCGTTGGCAACCAACACGGCGGCCAGGGTCAGGCCGCCGACACCCAGGAGCATCAGGCGCTTGCGCGAGGGTTTGTGATCAGACGACATGGGGCGTTTCTCCAGCAGTGACGCGAGTAGGGTGACGACCGTGGACCAGGCTGAAGACCACGGGTACAAACAACAGGGTGGCAGTGGTAGCGAGGATCAAACCGCCGATGACGGCGCGACCCAGCGGCGCGTTCTGTTCCTCGGACAAAGCCAGGGGCAGCATGCCGATGATCATCGCCAGGGCGGTCATGCACACCGGGCGAAAGCGCGTGTAGCCCGCTTCCAATGCAGCTTTCAAAGCATCGCCGTGTTCGGCCAGGCGTTCCCGGCAGAAGCTCACCACCAGGATCGAGTTGGCGGTGGCCACGCCCATGCACAGGATCGCGCCGGTCAAGGCCGGTACCGACAATGAGGTACCGCTGAGAAATAGCATCCACACGATCCCCGCCAGCGCCGCCGGCAGCGCGGTGATGATCACAAACGGGTCGACCCACGACTGGAAGTTGACCACGATCAGCAGATAGATCAGCACCACCGCGCCCAGCAGACCAAAACTCAAGCCGCTGAAGGCTTCATGCAGCGCATCGATCTGCCCATGCAGGCTGATCGTCGCGCCTTTGGGGCGCATGGCCGCGGTGTCGTCGAGCACCTTTTGCACGTCCCGCGCCACACCACCGAGATCGCGACCTTGCACATTGGCGTACAGGTCCAGGGTCGGCTCGATGTTGTAGTGGGTCACCACCGCCGGGCTTTGCACGCGGGAGATGGTTGCCACGCCGCCGAGGATCTGCGACTGGCCGTTCGCGCCGGTGACCGGCAAGGCTTCCAGCGACGGCAGGCTGTCCAGGCGATATTGCGGGGTGGCGGCAACGATGGAGTAGGACACCCCATTGGCCGGGTTGAGCCAGAAGGTCGGCGCAATCTGCGAGCTGCCCGCCAGTGACGCGACCATGCTGTTGGTCACGTCGCGCTCGGTAATGCCCAGGCCGTTGGCGCGCAGGCGGTCGACATTCACCT
The sequence above is drawn from the Pseudomonas quebecensis genome and encodes:
- a CDS encoding NAD(P)-dependent oxidoreductase, whose product is MIQTLTHLPHPVEDGATLASHFTDLAPPLNARQAQLEASRCLYCYDAPCVNACPSEIDIPSFIRNIHTDNVQGAAQKILSANILGGSCARVCPTEILCQQACVRNNAEECAPVLIGLLQRYAVDNAHFSEHPFQRAAPTGKRIAVVGAGPAGLACAHRAALHGHDVVIFEAREKAGGLNEYGIAKYKLVDDFAQKELEFLLQIGGIDIRQGQRLGDNLTLSELHQQFDAVFLGLGLAASKQLGLPHEDAPGLLAATDYIRELRQADDLTQLPLADRCIVLGAGNTAIDMAVQMARLGARDVNLVYRRGLADMGATHHEQDIAKVNQVRLLTWAQPEEVLLDDKGHVRGMRFARTRMENGRLSATGETFELAADAIFKAIGQGFDNEALHDPLAQQLHRVGERIFVDEHLRTSIPGVYAGGDCVSLGQDLTVQAVQHGKLAAEAMHAQLMLNVEAA
- the hydA gene encoding dihydropyrimidinase, whose product is MSLLIRGATVITHDESYRADVLCAGGLVRAIGMDLDIPVGTEVLDGSGQYLMPGGIDPHTHMQLPFMGTVASEDFFSGTAAGLAGGTTSIIDFVIPNPQQSLLEAFHQWRGWAEKSAADYGFHVAITWWSEQVREEMAELVSHHGINSFKHFMAYKNAIMAADDTLVASFERCLELGAVPTVHAENGELVYHLQRKLMAQGITGPEAHPLSRPSQVEGEAASRAIRIAETIGTPLYLVHVSTREALDEITYARGKGQPVYGEVLAGHLLLDDSVYQHPDWQTAAGYVMSPPFRPRGHQEALWHGLQSGNLHTTATDHCCFCAEQKAAGRDDFSKIPNGTAGIEDRMALLWDEGVNTGRLSVQDFVALTSTNTAKIFNLYPRKGAIRVGADADLVLWDPQGTRTISAKTHHQQVDFNIFEGKTVRGVPSHTISQGKLVWADGDLRAERGAGRYVERPAYPAVFEQLSKRAEHSRPIAVKR
- a CDS encoding NCS1 family nucleobase:cation symporter-1, giving the protein MQQNRSQVIERNGLYELDAGPDVLDSPRYNHDMAPTKVHERTWNKWHITALWVGMSICVPTYTLGGVLTAYFGLSVGEALIAILLANIVVLLPLTLNAFPGTKYGIPFPVLLRSSFGILGSNVPCLIRALVACGWFGIQTMFGGLAIHLFLGSIFEGWKSLGGTGEVIGFMIFWCLNLWVVLRGAESIKRLETLSAPLLVAVGIGLLVWAMPNVSISELMAIPPKRPEGASLIGYFMAGLTAMVGFWATLSLNIPDFSRYARSQKDQILGQIFGLPLTMFLFAALGVIMTAASVKLVGVSVSDPVTLIGHIQSPVWVAVAMALIIIATLSTNTAANIVSPTNDFQNIAPKLINRTTAVILTGLVGLALMAHELLKKLGLIVSDVSLETVYSNWLLGYSSLLGPIAGIMVVDYFITRRQQLDLAGLYRDDVYPAWNWSGFIAFGVPVVLTLLSLGSDAFSWFYSYGWFTGSALGGLLYYGLNARRAASPIVVNS
- a CDS encoding Zn-dependent hydrolase; the encoded protein is MNAALDVLQSSHPHINRDRLWQSLMDLAKLGATPKGGVCRLALTDLDRKARDLFVQWCEEAGCTVSVDGIGNIFARRAGRNPDLPPVMTGSHIDTQPTGGKFDGCFGVLAGVEVLRTLNDLKIETEAPLEVVVWTNEEGSRFPPCMMGSGVFAEKFTLADTLAKVDADGVSVGDALNAIGYAGTRPERGHRVGAYFEAHIEQGPILEDEKKTIGVVLGALGQKWFDLKLRGVEAHAGPTPMHLRKDALVGAAAVVAAVNAAALGHQPHACGTVGCLQAYPGSRNVIPGEVRMTLDFRHLEPARLDSMIAQVRQVIEDTCAKHGLSFEMEPTADFPPLYFDKGCVEAVRNAANGLGLSNMDIVSGAGHDAIFVAELGPAGMIFVPCEGGISHNEIENAAPDDLAAGCAVLLRAMVAASAALAA
- a CDS encoding REP-associated tyrosine transposase, yielding MADLPASHRLRIGRFSEQGRIYLITTNTHERTPLFSHFHLGRLVVWQFRLAQYQGLANSLAWVIMPDHFHWLIELRKGSLADLMRQVKSKSTRSVNGVSGRKGRLWQQSFHDRALREEDDLVKMARYVVANPLRAGLVERIGDYPLWDAIWV
- a CDS encoding polymorphic toxin type 44 domain-containing protein, whose protein sequence is MQWRTLCPRRVYRLTKIWPPAFHKKNVLKAGSAFMYSWLYTQVRNRGPWDYKQISKEYEAFGNFHYVAVGIAAGFSEEVLLRAAGLAQTRAGTDKPEFGRWWGDAPFGDDPVDQYWIKKGIRYARFRNYEKVALFNGHNDLAGALLGVYRW
- a CDS encoding efflux transporter outer membrane subunit — encoded protein: MRIRLKPLAALTLLVLQGCSMAPTYKVPAIDLPANYREQTSDGPWHSAQPSDQLAPQWWKLYNDSRLNDLQQRLLKANPDLAAALAHFDASQAYASQLHAGLFPQITASAQPLRQRQSDSRPLRGDTQPSVYNSNIAGFSLSYDLDLWGKIRNQVAAGDAQAQASGDDLAVARLSLQRQLATLYVQLNGLDAQSRILTGSLDDFSQALQLTRSRYEGQIASELDLTRAQNQLAQARAQLDEVRGQRNLTEHAIGELVGVAASDFTLPPDQQLIALPGIPSQLPSHLLQRRPDIAAAERRVFAANANIGVAKAAWYPDFSLTGLIGGQTQGVGNLLSAGNRYWALGPLVNLPIFDGGRLSANERQAKAEFEEASAQYRSQVLKAVREVEDNLAQLRDLQQEAQDEQAAADAAQHTQSLAMNSYQAGAVSYLDVVTAQTAALQAQRTLQAVQTRQLQASVGLMTALGGGWQPGA
- a CDS encoding efflux RND transporter periplasmic adaptor subunit; amino-acid sequence: MSSDHKPSRKRLMLLGVGGLTLAAVLVANGLHARTLHEQSVTAWTETAAIPQVRVFQPKQNVAGDTLRLPAHLEAWSKAPIHARVSGYLKDWKVDIGSHVNAGQVLAEIDSPDLDQQLAQTHARLVQEQANARLAGTTATRWQNLLASHSVSRQEADEKTSNAAAAKANAEAAAADYARLSALESFKTLRAPFAGTITARNTDIGQLIKADTDSAPELFNIADTHQLRLYVPVPQNYAAVIHPGLEAELSVPEHPGEHFKARLIGDSTAIDRRSGTLLAQFAVDNPSGELLPGDYAEATLPIPADTHGVSIPASALIFRAQGTQVAVLDAQNHIHLQAIHIGLDLGERLVIDQGLKPADRIVDNPPDALREGDPVQLADASGGAHAHKA